The following coding sequences are from one Pseudonocardia sp. HH130630-07 window:
- a CDS encoding MATE family efflux transporter, translating into MTTAERTPGGARDILRLAVPALPVLAAEPLYLLVDTAVVGRLGGVALASLAVAAVLFAQVTTQLTFLSYGTTARAARFFGAGRRSAAVTEGVQATWLALAVGVVVVVLGQLVAAPVAGVLAGGGEIAEGAVSWLRIALFGAPFVLVTLAGNGWMRGVQDTRRPMYYVLAGNGLSAALCPVLVHGAGGWQGWGLEGSAVANVVAQMVSAALFLAALAAERRRAPAGAPVRFAPDGAVLRAQLTMGRDLVIRSLGFQACFLSATAVAARFGAESVAAHQVVLQLWVFQSLVLDAVAIAAQALVGSALGAAGGGGPDGDGAAHARAVAARVTRYGLVLGCLFGLVFAALYPVLPGVFTTDAAVLATIPAAWWFFTALQPVAGVVFAVDGVLLGAGDAAFLRTTTLLAALGGFLPLIWLSLLFDWGLAGIWTGLTTFMLVRLVAVGWRARSGRWAVTGAVRP; encoded by the coding sequence GTGACCACCGCGGAACGCACCCCGGGTGGGGCGCGGGACATCCTGCGGCTGGCCGTGCCGGCCCTGCCGGTGCTGGCCGCCGAACCGCTCTACCTGCTGGTGGACACGGCCGTCGTCGGGCGGCTGGGCGGGGTGGCGCTGGCCTCGCTGGCCGTCGCGGCGGTGCTGTTCGCACAGGTCACCACCCAGCTCACCTTCCTGTCCTACGGGACGACGGCGCGGGCGGCGCGGTTCTTCGGCGCCGGGCGCCGGTCGGCCGCGGTCACCGAGGGCGTGCAGGCGACCTGGCTGGCGCTCGCCGTCGGCGTCGTCGTGGTCGTGCTGGGCCAGCTCGTCGCCGCGCCGGTCGCCGGGGTGCTCGCCGGTGGCGGGGAGATCGCCGAGGGCGCGGTGTCGTGGTTGCGGATCGCGCTGTTCGGCGCGCCGTTCGTGCTGGTCACCCTGGCCGGGAACGGCTGGATGCGCGGGGTGCAGGACACCCGCCGGCCGATGTACTACGTCCTCGCCGGGAACGGGCTCTCCGCGGCGCTGTGCCCGGTACTGGTGCACGGCGCCGGCGGGTGGCAGGGCTGGGGCCTGGAGGGCTCGGCGGTCGCCAACGTGGTCGCGCAGATGGTGTCGGCGGCGCTGTTCCTGGCTGCGCTCGCCGCCGAGCGGCGCCGCGCCCCGGCCGGTGCCCCGGTCCGGTTCGCCCCGGACGGCGCGGTGCTGCGTGCCCAGCTGACGATGGGCCGGGACCTGGTGATCCGGTCGCTCGGGTTCCAGGCCTGCTTCCTGTCCGCGACGGCGGTGGCGGCCCGCTTCGGCGCCGAGTCGGTCGCCGCGCACCAGGTGGTGCTGCAGCTGTGGGTCTTCCAGTCCCTGGTGCTCGACGCCGTCGCGATCGCCGCCCAGGCGCTCGTCGGGTCGGCCCTCGGCGCGGCCGGGGGCGGCGGCCCGGACGGCGACGGCGCCGCCCACGCCCGGGCCGTCGCGGCGAGGGTCACCCGCTACGGGCTGGTGCTGGGCTGCCTCTTCGGGCTGGTGTTCGCCGCGCTGTACCCGGTGCTGCCCGGAGTGTTCACCACCGACGCCGCGGTGCTCGCGACGATCCCCGCCGCCTGGTGGTTCTTCACCGCGCTGCAGCCGGTGGCCGGTGTGGTGTTCGCCGTCGACGGGGTGCTCCTCGGCGCCGGTGACGCCGCCTTCCTCCGGACGACGACGCTGCTCGCCGCCCTCGGCGGGTTCCTGCCGCTGATCTGGCTGTCGCTGCTGTTCGACTGGGGGCTGGCCGGGATCTGGACGGGGCTGACCACGTTCATGCTGGTCCGGCTGGTCGCGGTGGGGTGGCGGGCGCGCTCGGGACGCTGGGCGGTGACCGGGGCCGTACGGCCCTGA
- a CDS encoding sensor histidine kinase: MRRPFRSEFRRSRLVRRLLVLQVVTVLLTVGGLAALGVYGAQELETDAAARLTRATALSVASDPEVLGPLRAGGDVGTLSADLQPVAERIRLATNTSFIVVMSPDGIRYSHYNPDEIGYPYQGNIAPALNGETSTEIYTGTLGPSVRTVTPVALDGRLVAVVSVGVLQTRVSDLALRWLPGIVAAAGGALLLGVVLAVWLARGLRRQTLGLEPEEIAGAYTHHEAVLHAVGEGLLVVDGGGRLVVVNGEARRLLDPPDPRTGVPDTAEPGRPLTGLRIDPAVLAVLLRGLREDLRDEAALAGERVLLVNSRPAGPAAGAGTRVFTLRDRTELAGALRERDDARGKVDALSGQAHEFANRLQTVLTLVELGDTADAAAAGSAALDRTRGPGAAVVAEVLDPVLAALLADKAWQAAERDVTFTVHDGCDPDVLPGLRLPFAADDLVSLAGNLVDNAIEVVADRPDDTERAVGVAVRTEDGSAVLEVSDSGPGVPEEAARELFTFGFSTRATPGGRPRGIGLALVDRISRRLGGTVAVGRRPDGSGAVFTVRLPLADPTSAADPGPGSPAVHQGSGTTSTPH, from the coding sequence GTGCGCCGGCCGTTCCGTTCCGAGTTCCGCCGGTCCCGCCTGGTCCGGCGGCTGCTCGTGCTGCAGGTCGTGACCGTGCTGCTGACCGTCGGCGGGCTCGCCGCCCTCGGTGTCTACGGCGCGCAGGAGCTGGAGACCGACGCCGCGGCCCGGCTCACCCGGGCCACCGCCCTGAGCGTCGCCTCGGACCCGGAGGTGCTCGGCCCGCTGCGGGCCGGTGGCGACGTCGGCACCCTGTCCGCGGACCTGCAGCCGGTCGCCGAGCGGATCCGCCTGGCGACGAACACCAGCTTCATCGTGGTGATGTCCCCGGACGGCATCCGCTACAGCCACTACAACCCGGACGAGATCGGCTACCCCTACCAGGGCAACATCGCCCCGGCCCTGAACGGGGAGACCTCCACCGAGATCTACACCGGCACCCTCGGCCCGTCGGTGCGCACCGTGACCCCGGTCGCCCTCGACGGGCGGCTGGTCGCCGTCGTCTCGGTCGGTGTGCTGCAGACCCGGGTCAGCGACCTGGCGCTGCGCTGGCTGCCGGGGATCGTCGCCGCGGCGGGCGGGGCGTTGCTGCTGGGCGTCGTGCTCGCCGTCTGGCTGGCCCGCGGGCTGCGCCGGCAGACCCTCGGCCTCGAGCCGGAGGAGATCGCCGGTGCCTACACCCACCACGAGGCGGTCCTGCACGCCGTCGGTGAGGGACTGCTCGTCGTCGACGGCGGCGGCCGCCTGGTCGTGGTCAACGGCGAGGCCCGGCGACTGCTCGACCCGCCCGATCCGCGGACCGGGGTCCCGGACACCGCGGAACCCGGCCGGCCGCTGACCGGGCTGCGCATCGACCCGGCGGTGCTCGCGGTGCTGCTCCGCGGCCTGCGCGAGGACCTGCGGGACGAGGCCGCGCTGGCCGGTGAACGGGTACTGCTGGTCAACAGCCGTCCGGCCGGTCCCGCCGCCGGGGCCGGCACCCGCGTGTTCACCCTGCGCGACCGCACCGAGCTGGCCGGGGCGCTGCGCGAGCGCGACGACGCCCGCGGCAAGGTCGACGCGCTCTCCGGCCAGGCCCACGAGTTCGCGAACCGGTTGCAGACCGTCCTCACGCTGGTCGAGCTGGGCGACACCGCCGACGCCGCCGCGGCCGGGAGCGCGGCGCTGGACCGGACCCGCGGGCCGGGTGCCGCGGTCGTCGCGGAGGTGCTCGACCCGGTGCTGGCCGCGCTGCTCGCGGACAAGGCGTGGCAGGCCGCGGAGCGCGACGTCACGTTCACCGTGCACGACGGCTGCGATCCCGACGTGCTGCCCGGGCTCCGGTTACCGTTCGCCGCGGACGACCTGGTGTCCCTGGCCGGGAACCTGGTCGACAACGCCATTGAGGTCGTGGCGGACCGGCCGGACGACACCGAGCGGGCGGTCGGCGTCGCCGTGCGGACCGAGGACGGCTCGGCCGTCCTGGAGGTCTCCGACAGCGGGCCGGGGGTCCCGGAGGAGGCGGCGCGCGAGCTGTTCACGTTCGGCTTCAGCACCCGCGCGACACCCGGTGGCCGCCCACGCGGGATCGGCCTGGCCCTGGTCGACCGGATCTCCCGCCGGCTCGGCGGGACGGTGGCGGTCGGCCGGCGCCCCGACGGCAGCGGCGCGGTGTTCACCGTGCGGCTGCCGCTCGCGGACCCCACCTCCGCCGCGGACCCCGGCCCCGGCTCACCAGCGGTGCACCAGGGCTCCGGAACGACCTCGACACCGCACTGA
- a CDS encoding cation:dicarboxylate symporter family transporter, with the protein MAQAATADGSGAGTTPTRPRKRFYTQLWFWVIIGILAGVVVGLVAPGFAENLKWLADAFIQMIKVIVGPVIFCTVVVGIASIGNLARAGGLAVRALFYFLIATAVALTIGLIAANVFAPGVGFTGVPSPEELAKANEDLAEGSASGNEGVVGFLLDDVLPTSFLGPFVDNEVLRVLVLAILTACAISGLAPAMRERIVGGIDSIAKVVFGIIKLIMWAAPVAAFGGMAYTVSAFGAESLTNLLKLMAVFWGTCLFFIVVVLGGVSAFAGFNVFKVIRLIKDELLIILGTSSSESVLPRLLTKLEAAGASRQTVGMVIPTGYSFNLDGTCIYLTLGALFIAQAGGETLPIGLQIGLALLMVLTSKGAAGITGAGLVTLSASLQAFGGEFFTAEAIAIGIAVIIGIDRVMSEGRALTNCIGNVVATFVIARWNGELDRERLAAVLDDPSLVEDAMDAAHGSGATAQIEAGTDTDPGTDKEKAPVAAGS; encoded by the coding sequence ATGGCCCAGGCCGCCACCGCTGACGGCTCCGGTGCGGGGACCACCCCCACCCGGCCGCGCAAGCGCTTCTACACCCAGCTCTGGTTCTGGGTCATCATCGGCATCCTCGCCGGTGTCGTCGTCGGGCTGGTCGCGCCCGGCTTCGCCGAGAACCTCAAGTGGCTCGCCGACGCGTTCATCCAGATGATCAAGGTCATCGTCGGGCCGGTCATCTTCTGCACGGTCGTGGTGGGTATCGCCTCGATCGGCAACCTGGCCCGGGCCGGCGGTCTCGCCGTGCGGGCGCTGTTCTACTTCCTGATCGCGACGGCGGTGGCGCTGACCATCGGCCTGATCGCGGCCAACGTCTTCGCCCCCGGTGTGGGCTTCACCGGCGTCCCGTCGCCCGAGGAGCTCGCCAAGGCGAACGAGGACCTCGCCGAGGGCTCCGCCTCCGGCAACGAGGGTGTCGTCGGCTTCCTGCTCGACGACGTGCTGCCGACCAGCTTCCTCGGCCCGTTCGTCGACAACGAGGTGCTGCGCGTCCTGGTGCTGGCGATCCTCACCGCCTGCGCCATCTCCGGCCTCGCCCCGGCGATGCGGGAGCGGATCGTCGGCGGGATCGACTCGATCGCCAAGGTCGTCTTCGGCATCATCAAGCTGATCATGTGGGCGGCGCCGGTCGCGGCCTTCGGCGGCATGGCCTACACGGTCTCCGCGTTCGGCGCGGAGTCGCTGACCAACCTGCTCAAGCTGATGGCCGTCTTCTGGGGCACCTGCCTGTTCTTCATCGTGGTGGTCCTGGGCGGGGTGTCGGCGTTCGCCGGTTTCAACGTCTTCAAGGTCATCCGGCTGATCAAGGACGAGCTGCTCATCATCCTGGGCACCTCGTCCTCGGAGTCGGTGCTGCCGCGGCTGCTCACCAAGCTGGAGGCGGCGGGTGCCTCCCGGCAGACCGTCGGCATGGTCATCCCGACCGGGTACTCGTTCAACCTCGACGGCACCTGCATCTACCTGACCCTGGGTGCGCTGTTCATCGCCCAGGCCGGTGGCGAGACCCTGCCGATCGGGCTGCAGATCGGCCTCGCCCTGCTGATGGTGCTGACGTCGAAGGGTGCCGCCGGCATCACCGGCGCCGGCCTGGTCACGCTGTCCGCGTCGCTGCAGGCCTTCGGCGGGGAGTTCTTCACCGCCGAGGCCATCGCGATCGGCATCGCGGTCATCATCGGCATCGACCGGGTGATGTCCGAGGGCCGGGCGCTGACCAACTGCATCGGCAACGTCGTCGCCACGTTCGTCATCGCCCGCTGGAACGGCGAGCTGGACCGCGAGCGGCTCGCCGCGGTGCTCGACGACCCGTCGCTGGTCGAGGACGCCATGGACGCCGCGCACGGCTCCGGTGCCACCGCCCAGATCGAGGCCGGCACCGACACCGACCCCGGCACCGACAAGGAGAAGGCACCGGTCGCGGCCGGTTCCTGA
- a CDS encoding response regulator transcription factor: protein MRVLLVEDDAVLGDALRRTLVKHGYPTDLVGSGTAALGAVAEREPDVVLLDMGLPDRDGIGVCREIRSVSRVPILAITGRGDVAARVQGLRAGADDYLVKPVSTDELLARIDAVLRRSTGAAVASTVAVGAVVVDLDRRAVTADGTEIAVTRKEFDLLAALARREGAVLPRTELLEQVWGIADASAARTLEAHVASLRSKLAPHDVVVTVRGIGYRLAR, encoded by the coding sequence GTGCGTGTGCTCCTGGTCGAGGACGACGCCGTCCTCGGCGACGCGTTGCGCCGCACCCTCGTCAAGCACGGGTACCCCACCGACCTGGTCGGCAGCGGGACCGCGGCGCTCGGCGCCGTCGCCGAGCGCGAGCCGGACGTCGTCCTGCTGGACATGGGTCTGCCCGACCGGGACGGCATCGGCGTCTGCCGGGAGATCCGGTCGGTGTCCCGGGTGCCGATCCTCGCCATCACCGGCCGCGGCGACGTCGCCGCGCGGGTGCAGGGCCTGCGCGCCGGGGCCGACGACTACCTCGTCAAACCGGTCTCCACCGACGAGCTGCTGGCCCGGATCGACGCGGTGCTGCGCCGCTCGACCGGCGCGGCGGTCGCCTCGACGGTGGCGGTGGGCGCCGTCGTCGTCGATCTCGACCGGCGGGCGGTCACCGCGGACGGCACCGAGATCGCGGTGACCCGCAAGGAGTTCGACCTGCTCGCGGCGCTGGCCCGGCGGGAGGGCGCGGTGCTGCCGCGGACCGAGCTGCTGGAGCAGGTCTGGGGGATCGCGGACGCCTCCGCGGCCCGCACGCTGGAGGCACACGTCGCGTCGCTGCGGTCCAAGCTGGCGCCGCACGACGTCGTCGTGACGGTGCGTGGGATCGGGTACCGGCTCGCGCGTTAG
- the truB gene encoding tRNA pseudouridine(55) synthase TruB produces the protein MAPRTPPPPPGLVIVDKDRGPTSHDVVGKLRRIMGTRKVGHAGTLDPMATGVLVVGIERATKLLGHLSLDTKAYTATVRLGQATDTDDAEGEPLAEPVPVTADEAGVRAAMAVLTGDIMQVPSAVSAVKIDGKRAYQRVRDGETVEIPARPVTVSAFELREVRTDGGFLDLDVAVECSSGTYVRALARDLGAALGVGGHLTALRRTRVGPFTLEHARTVEQLAGDPGLSLDLAAAVDTAFPRVEVDADAVTDVRTGRSLPAAGVGGTYGVFGPDGAVLALMADRGPSARPVVVLDPAG, from the coding sequence GTGGCACCCCGAACCCCGCCCCCGCCGCCCGGACTCGTGATCGTCGACAAGGACCGTGGACCGACCAGCCACGACGTCGTCGGGAAGCTGCGCCGGATCATGGGCACCCGCAAGGTCGGGCACGCCGGGACGCTCGACCCGATGGCGACCGGCGTGCTGGTCGTGGGGATCGAGCGGGCGACGAAGCTGCTGGGGCACCTGTCGCTGGACACCAAGGCCTACACCGCCACCGTCCGGCTCGGGCAGGCCACCGACACCGACGACGCCGAGGGCGAACCGCTCGCCGAGCCGGTGCCGGTGACCGCGGACGAGGCCGGCGTCCGGGCGGCGATGGCCGTGCTCACCGGCGACATCATGCAGGTCCCGAGCGCGGTGTCGGCGGTGAAGATCGACGGGAAGCGTGCCTACCAGCGGGTCCGCGACGGGGAGACGGTCGAGATCCCGGCCCGGCCGGTCACCGTGTCCGCGTTCGAGCTGCGCGAGGTGCGGACCGACGGCGGGTTCCTCGATCTCGACGTCGCCGTCGAGTGCTCCTCGGGGACCTACGTCCGGGCGCTGGCCCGCGACCTCGGCGCGGCGCTGGGCGTCGGCGGGCACCTCACGGCACTGCGCCGCACCCGGGTCGGGCCGTTCACCCTGGAGCACGCGCGGACCGTCGAGCAGCTCGCCGGGGACCCCGGGCTGTCCCTGGACCTGGCCGCCGCGGTCGACACCGCGTTCCCCCGGGTCGAGGTCGACGCCGACGCCGTCACCGACGTCCGGACCGGGCGGTCGCTGCCCGCGGCCGGGGTCGGGGGCACCTACGGCGTGTTCGGCCCGGACGGGGCCGTGCTCGCCCTGATGGCCGACCGTGGCCCGTCCGCGCGCCCGGTCGTCGTGCTCGACCCGGCGGGCTGA
- a CDS encoding bifunctional riboflavin kinase/FAD synthetase, translated as MLRWRGLESVPPGWGRCVVTVGVFDGVHRGHLQLISRAVELGRERGLPVVVVTFDPHPAEVVRPGTHPARLSTLDRRADLVARTGADVFCVLPFTEQLSRMEPAGFAHEVLVDRLHAAAVVVGSNFTFGHRATGDVAALGELGRRFGFTCEALDLIADSDPVEVTFSSTYIRSCIDAGAVRDAAHALGRWHRVDGVIVHGHKRGRDLGYPTANVSSAPYTAIPADGVYAGWFRIGDRRLMAAISVGTNPTFSGRVRTVEAYALDVDEDFYGHRVAVEFVARLRGQEHFDGIEPLIAQMGRDVQRCREILTATGDATGPDDVPGGAPPDVAG; from the coding sequence GTGCTGCGCTGGCGTGGTCTGGAGTCGGTCCCGCCCGGCTGGGGACGCTGTGTCGTCACCGTCGGGGTGTTCGACGGCGTGCACCGCGGGCACCTGCAGCTCATCTCCCGGGCCGTCGAACTGGGCCGCGAACGGGGCCTGCCGGTCGTCGTGGTGACGTTCGACCCGCACCCGGCCGAGGTCGTCCGGCCCGGCACCCACCCCGCCCGGCTCTCGACCCTCGACCGGCGGGCGGACCTGGTCGCCCGGACCGGCGCCGACGTGTTCTGCGTCCTGCCGTTCACCGAGCAGCTCTCCCGGATGGAACCCGCCGGGTTCGCGCACGAGGTGCTGGTGGACCGGCTGCACGCGGCGGCCGTCGTCGTCGGGAGCAACTTCACCTTCGGCCACCGGGCCACCGGCGACGTCGCGGCGCTGGGCGAGCTGGGCCGCCGGTTCGGGTTCACCTGCGAGGCGCTCGACCTGATCGCCGACAGCGACCCGGTCGAGGTCACGTTCTCCTCCACCTACATCCGGTCGTGCATCGACGCCGGGGCGGTGCGCGACGCCGCGCACGCGCTCGGCCGCTGGCACCGGGTGGACGGCGTGATCGTGCACGGCCACAAGCGGGGCCGGGACCTGGGCTACCCGACGGCGAACGTGTCCAGCGCCCCGTACACCGCGATCCCGGCGGACGGCGTCTACGCGGGCTGGTTCCGGATCGGGGACCGCAGGCTGATGGCCGCGATCTCGGTCGGGACGAACCCGACCTTCTCCGGCCGGGTCCGCACGGTCGAGGCGTACGCGCTCGACGTCGACGAGGACTTCTACGGCCACCGGGTCGCGGTCGAGTTCGTGGCCCGGCTGCGCGGGCAGGAGCACTTCGACGGCATCGAGCCGCTGATCGCGCAGATGGGCCGTGACGTGCAGCGCTGCCGGGAGATCCTCACCGCGACCGGCGACGCGACCGGCCCGGACGACGTCCCGGGCGGCGCGCCGCCGGACGTCGCGGGATGA
- a CDS encoding helix-turn-helix domain-containing protein, translating to MDDPAGDQVAANRARQREIYGEPLGERVRRLTTGLGITQARLAATLGLSPAMLSQLSGARRVKIGDPAVLGRMATLDRRLAAGPVPAPEVENLLAAIRSEPTRWGPPACGRCGAGAGDDLPAGARARRPRPAPPSADDALRGVTAPARLVAAAATLAPSFPEIAEVLRRAAARR from the coding sequence ATGGACGATCCTGCCGGTGACCAGGTGGCGGCGAACCGTGCACGGCAGCGGGAGATCTACGGCGAGCCGCTCGGCGAGCGCGTCCGCCGGCTGACCACCGGTCTCGGGATCACCCAGGCCCGGCTCGCGGCGACCCTGGGGCTGAGCCCGGCGATGCTGTCCCAGCTCTCCGGCGCCCGCCGGGTCAAGATCGGCGACCCGGCGGTGCTGGGCCGGATGGCGACCCTGGACCGGCGCCTCGCCGCGGGCCCGGTCCCGGCGCCCGAGGTCGAGAACCTGCTGGCCGCCATCCGGTCGGAGCCGACGCGCTGGGGCCCGCCGGCGTGCGGGCGCTGTGGTGCGGGGGCCGGGGACGACCTCCCGGCCGGAGCCCGTGCCCGCCGTCCCCGCCCCGCCCCGCCGTCCGCCGACGACGCGTTGCGCGGGGTCACCGCCCCGGCCCGGCTGGTGGCCGCGGCCGCCACGCTGGCGCCGTCGTTCCCGGAGATCGCCGAGGTGCTGCGCCGGGCCGCCGCCCGTCGCTGA
- a CDS encoding 2'-5' RNA ligase family protein: protein MRLFTALWPPREVVEALAAAVDAHPPWHPDGAWRPVDPGSWHLTLCFHGEDDAATRARELDRAFAGATAPRLRLAGTGTFPGVVWAGVAPPGALADLAVRAGADPSAFRAHLTLARRSRRDRDRPELAPGRPADRRSAPVEGRYWTPTEVLLVGSEPGGRYTPVHRVPLG, encoded by the coding sequence ATGCGGTTGTTCACCGCACTGTGGCCGCCGCGAGAGGTCGTCGAGGCCCTGGCGGCGGCGGTCGACGCCCACCCGCCCTGGCACCCCGACGGGGCCTGGCGCCCGGTCGATCCGGGTTCGTGGCACCTCACCCTGTGCTTCCACGGCGAGGACGACGCCGCGACCAGGGCCCGGGAGCTGGACCGCGCGTTCGCCGGAGCGACGGCCCCCCGGCTGCGGCTCGCCGGGACCGGGACGTTCCCGGGTGTCGTCTGGGCCGGGGTCGCCCCGCCGGGGGCGCTGGCGGATCTCGCGGTCCGGGCCGGGGCGGACCCGTCGGCGTTCCGGGCGCACCTCACCCTGGCCCGCCGGAGCCGCCGTGACCGCGACCGTCCGGAGCTCGCGCCGGGCCGTCCCGCCGACCGGCGGTCCGCTCCGGTCGAGGGGCGATACTGGACCCCCACGGAGGTCCTGCTGGTCGGGTCGGAGCCGGGCGGCCGCTACACACCGGTGCACCGGGTCCCGTTGGGGTGA
- the rpsO gene encoding 30S ribosomal protein S15, with product MALSTAEKKTTLEKYGNHATDTGSPEAQVALLTQRITGLTEHLKQHKHDHHSRRGLLLLVGRRRRLLKYLRAVDVARYRALIEKLGLRR from the coding sequence GTGGCCCTGTCCACTGCCGAGAAGAAGACCACGCTCGAGAAGTACGGTAACCACGCCACCGACACCGGGTCCCCCGAGGCCCAGGTGGCGCTGCTGACCCAGCGGATCACCGGTCTGACCGAGCACCTGAAGCAGCACAAGCACGACCACCACAGCCGGCGCGGCCTGCTGCTGCTGGTCGGTCGTCGGCGCCGGCTGCTCAAGTACCTGCGCGCTGTCGACGTGGCCCGTTACCGGGCCCTGATCGAGAAGCTGGGTCTGCGCCGCTGA
- a CDS encoding polyribonucleotide nucleotidyltransferase: MTDVISEDGVHESTAVIDNGAYGTRTIRFETGRLARQAAGSVVAYLDDETMLLSATTASKRPKDQFDFFPLTVDVEERMYAAGRIPGSFFRREGRPGTDAILTCRLIDRPLRPSFVDGLRNEIQVVVTVMSLDPKDPYDVVAINAASASTQLAGLPFSGPVGGVRVALIANEAGTDTQWVAFPTHDQLERAAFDMVVAGRVVGDGDTADVAIMMVEAEATEQTIDLVAGGANAPTEDVVADGLEAAKPFIRSLCVAQQQLADVAAKPTADYPLFPAYQPDAFDAVSEAVESELAQALTIAGKQERESRTDEIKASVLDKLGERFAGRESELGNAFRALNKKLIRRRILTDQVRIDGRGLTDIRPLSAEVEVIPRAHGSALFERGETQILGVTTLNMLRMEQTIDSLGPETSKRYLHHYNFPPFSTGETGRVGSPKRREIGHGALAERALLPVLPNREEFPYAIRQVSEALGSNGSTSMGSVCASTMSLLNSGVPLKAPVAGIAMGLVSDQVDGQTRYVALTDILGAEDAFGDMDFKVAGTKEFVTALQLDTKLDGIPSEVLAAALSQARDARLTILEVIGEAIDGPDEMSKYAPRVTAVKVPVDKIGEVIGPKGKMINSITEKTGADISIEDDGTIYVGANDGPSAEEAIGMINAIANPQLPKVGERFLGTVVKAAAFGAFVSLVPGKDGLIHISKLGNGKRIGKVEDVCKVGDKIRVEVTDIDNRGKISLVPVQEGGDDAEAPADAEVTADAPVEAANPS; this comes from the coding sequence ATGACTGACGTCATCTCCGAGGACGGCGTGCACGAGAGCACGGCCGTCATCGACAACGGTGCCTACGGCACCCGCACCATCCGGTTCGAGACCGGGCGGCTCGCCCGCCAGGCCGCCGGATCCGTCGTCGCCTACCTCGACGACGAGACCATGCTGCTGTCCGCGACGACCGCCTCGAAGCGGCCGAAGGACCAGTTCGACTTCTTCCCGCTGACGGTGGACGTCGAGGAGCGGATGTACGCCGCGGGCCGCATCCCCGGCTCGTTCTTCCGCCGCGAGGGCCGTCCCGGCACCGACGCGATCCTGACCTGCCGGCTCATCGACCGGCCGCTGCGCCCGTCCTTCGTGGACGGTCTGCGCAACGAGATCCAGGTCGTCGTGACGGTCATGTCGCTCGACCCGAAGGACCCCTACGACGTCGTGGCGATCAACGCCGCGTCGGCGTCCACCCAGCTCGCGGGCCTGCCGTTCTCCGGCCCGGTCGGCGGCGTGCGCGTCGCGCTGATCGCCAACGAGGCCGGCACCGACACCCAGTGGGTGGCGTTCCCGACCCACGACCAGCTCGAGCGCGCCGCGTTCGACATGGTCGTCGCGGGCCGTGTCGTCGGCGACGGTGACACGGCCGACGTGGCGATCATGATGGTCGAGGCCGAGGCCACCGAGCAGACGATCGACCTCGTCGCGGGCGGCGCCAACGCCCCGACCGAGGACGTCGTGGCCGACGGTCTGGAGGCGGCGAAGCCGTTCATCCGTAGCCTGTGCGTCGCCCAGCAGCAGCTGGCCGACGTCGCGGCGAAGCCGACCGCGGACTACCCGCTGTTCCCGGCCTACCAGCCGGACGCGTTCGACGCCGTCTCCGAGGCCGTCGAGTCCGAGCTGGCGCAGGCGCTGACCATCGCCGGCAAGCAGGAGCGCGAGTCCCGGACCGACGAGATCAAGGCGTCGGTGCTGGACAAGCTGGGCGAGCGCTTCGCCGGCCGGGAGTCCGAGCTGGGCAACGCGTTCCGCGCGCTGAACAAGAAGCTCATCCGCCGCCGGATCCTGACCGACCAGGTCCGGATCGACGGCCGCGGCCTGACCGACATCCGGCCGCTGTCGGCCGAGGTCGAGGTCATCCCGCGGGCGCACGGCTCGGCGCTGTTCGAGCGCGGCGAGACCCAGATCCTGGGTGTCACCACGCTGAACATGCTGCGCATGGAGCAGACGATCGACTCGCTCGGTCCGGAGACCTCCAAGCGCTACCTGCACCACTACAACTTCCCGCCGTTCTCCACCGGTGAGACCGGCCGCGTCGGCTCGCCGAAGCGGCGCGAGATCGGCCACGGCGCGCTCGCCGAGCGGGCGCTGCTGCCGGTCCTGCCGAACCGCGAGGAGTTCCCCTACGCGATCCGGCAGGTCTCCGAGGCGCTGGGGTCCAACGGCTCCACCTCGATGGGCTCGGTCTGCGCCTCGACGATGTCGCTGCTCAACTCCGGTGTGCCGCTCAAGGCGCCGGTCGCGGGCATCGCCATGGGCCTGGTGTCCGACCAGGTCGACGGCCAGACCCGCTACGTCGCGCTGACCGACATCCTCGGCGCCGAGGACGCGTTCGGCGACATGGACTTCAAGGTCGCCGGCACCAAGGAGTTCGTCACCGCGCTGCAGCTCGACACCAAGCTGGACGGCATCCCGTCCGAGGTGCTGGCCGCGGCGCTGAGCCAGGCCCGTGACGCCCGCCTGACCATCCTCGAGGTGATCGGCGAGGCCATCGACGGCCCGGACGAGATGAGCAAGTACGCGCCGCGGGTGACCGCGGTGAAGGTCCCGGTCGACAAGATCGGCGAGGTCATCGGCCCGAAGGGCAAGATGATCAACTCGATCACCGAGAAGACCGGCGCCGACATCTCGATCGAGGACGACGGCACCATCTACGTCGGTGCGAACGACGGCCCCTCCGCGGAGGAGGCGATCGGCATGATCAACGCGATCGCCAACCCGCAGCTGCCGAAGGTCGGCGAGCGGTTCCTGGGCACGGTGGTCAAGGCCGCCGCGTTCGGTGCCTTCGTCTCGCTGGTCCCCGGCAAGGACGGCCTGATCCACATCTCGAAGCTCGGCAACGGGAAGCGGATCGGCAAGGTCGAGGACGTCTGCAAGGTCGGCGACAAGATCCGCGTCGAGGTCACCGACATCGACAACCGGGGCAAGATCAGCCTCGTCCCGGTCCAGGAGGGCGGGGACGACGCCGAGGCACCGGCGGACGCCGAGGTCACGGCCGACGCTCCGGTCGAGGCCGCCAACCCCAGCTGA